The genomic region CTTTGGCAATGCGATGTACCCCGCCGTCGCGGTGACCGGCTCGAGCGGAAACGGCACCACCGCCACGCTCACGACCGGCACCCAGACCTATGTCGCCGGCCAGCCCATCGTGGTGACGGGCCTCAACCCCAGCACCTACAACTACAGCGGGCCGCTGGGCGGCGTCATCAGCGGCACGCAGTTCAGCTTCCCCAGCACAGCGACGGGCACCAGCACCGCCCAGATGCAGCTGAACAGCTCGATCCAGATCACCAGCCTCACCGGCAACGGCACGGTCTCCACCGCGACCACCGCCGTGCCCCACGGGCTCTCGGTGGGTGACTACGTCACCATCGGCGGCTGCACGCAGGCGGCGCACAACGGCCGCCAGCGGGTCAACAGCGTGCCGTCCGCCACGCAGTTCACCTTCACCTGCCCCGTCAACGGCAGCAGCGGCACGCAGCGCCAGGTCTACCGCCAGGGCGTCAACCGCGGCTACATGATCTACTCGGTCACGGCCCGGACCGGCCAGCCCGCCAACTCCACGCCCGCGAACGCGCAGCAGGTCTTCGCCGGCGACACCCTGACCAACAACAGCCACGCCTTCGGCGCGGCTCCCAGCGGCTGCGGTGTCGATGACACCTCCGCCGTGTGGTACTCCTACACCGCCAACACCACCGGCGGCGTCGAGGTCCGTACGTGCGGCGCCGGGTTCGACACGACGCTGGCCGTGTACACCTCCGGCCTCTCGCCCATCGACTGCAACGACAACGGGTGCGGCGCGGCCTCTCGCCTTACCTTCAGCGCCAGCAGCGGCAGCACCTACCTGATCCGCGTCGCCGGCCGCCAGGGCGCCACCGGCAACTTCACCCTGCACATCGACGACCCCGCGCACGTCGACATCACCATGCCCCTCCAGTTCAACTGGAACGGCATCTGCCACGGCCCCAGCGAGCAGACCGTGACCACCCCCGTGGCTCACGAGAACCGCTCGGACCTCAACGGCTACCGCGCCATCGCCGACCGCGGCCTGCTGTGCGACGGCGTGCAGAGCAACGCCCTCAACTTCGGGGGCACGCTCGGCCACGAGGGCATGATCTACAACGTCTACGCGACCGCCCTCCAGTCCGACATGGTGCACCTGGGCGACCGCGCTCTCGCGGCCGGGGGCATCCGCAACTGGTCGGCCCCCGGCACGACCTGGCCGCCCTCCACCAGCGACAACGGCCTGCGCCCCGCCTGGCTCAACCAGGACAGCCAGCCCACGTCGACCTCCAGCATGTCTTCGCTCAACGCCGTGTTCGGCCCGTCGACGCAGATCGGCGTGCTCTACCACATGGCCAACGGCGGCTCGAGCTTCGGCTCGATCGACATGACCCTCGCATTCACCGACACCACCTCGGTCACCGTCACACTTGATGCCACCGACTGGTTCGAGACCAACGTCACGGCCATGCCGGCAGCCCGCACCGGCGTGCTGCTCCAGCGCAAGACCGGCCCCTGGCGCGCCGTTCAGAACACCGACCGCGCCACCGACGCGGGCGTCGCCTCGGGGCGCCTGTGGGTGAACGAGGCCGTGGTAACCACAGGCTCGCTCCAGGGCCTCGGGTTTGATGCCACCGGCAAGACGCTCCAGAGCATCACCTTCGGGAACGTGCGCTCGGCCCCCAACGGCGCGGGCGACCCGGTGACCTCCGCGTTCGGCGTGTTCGCCGCGACGCTGCGTGACCCGGCCAGCTACAACATCGTCGCCGGACCCGGCGGCGTGGGCACCGTCACCCCCAACCAGCTCGTCGTCGGCGCCACGGGCAAGATGACCGTCTCGGTCTCCCGCGGCACGGGCTCGCCCAACAACATCACCTCGGTGATCGTTGACGGCAGCTCCATCGGTGTGGGCAACATCACCCTCAACGACAGCGGCACCAACGGCGACACGACCCCCAACGACAACGTGTTCAGCCGCTCGCTCGCCTTCCCCGTGAACACCACGCCGGGCACCGTCACGCTGCCCTTCACCGTGACCGACGCCCAGAGCCGCACCGCCTCCGGCAACATCATCTTCACGATGACGCTGCCCAGCGGCACCATCACCCCCAACCCCGTCCGCGCCGGTGATCCGGCGGTCGCGACCATGACGCTGCCCAACAACGGCAACATCGCGGGCGTGACCCTCGACCTCGCGCAGGTCGGCGGCACCTCCCAGGCCCTCAACGACAGCGGCGTGAACGGCGACGTCACCGCCGCTGACGGCGTGTGGAGCGTGGCCTTCACGATGCCCACCGCTGCCGCGGGCGGCACCTACAACCTGCCCCTGACGGTCACTGACGTGAGCAGCAACAGCGCCACGGGCTCCGCCTCCGTGCGTGTGATCGCCGCCCCCGGCAACGCCGCCGACCTCGGCACCCTCGCCAACGGCGTGACCACCTTCAGCGACTCGCTCACGACCACCGAGGTCAAGTGGGTCAAGTTCACCATCGCCAATGAGGTGGGCGCGAGCACCTTCCTCGACATCGACACCGAAGGCTCGGCGATGGCGCCGAACAACGACACCGAGCTGGGCATCTACGACAGCAACGGCAACCTCGTCGCCACCGACGATGACGACGGCTCCAACCTGCTCACCGCCCTCTCCTTCGGCGCCGCCAGCCCCGCCCGCCCCGCCTTCGGCAACGGCGTGGCCTACAACGGGCGCGACGGCGCGACCCTGGCCGCGGGCACCTACTACATGGCCTACGCCGGCTTCAACTCCGTCTTCAACGCCACCGAGTGGAGCGTGACCTCGCCCTCGACCTACGCCGGTCCGGTGCAGATCAACCTCCGCCTGGGCGCCGTGCCCACCGGCGGCGTCCCCACCACCTTCACTGACCTCGGCACGATCGGCACCAACCCCGTCGTCGGCAACGGCGCCATCAACGCCCCGGGCGGCACGCAGTGGTTCCGCTTCATCGTCCCCACCGATATCAACACCGCCAACCGCACCTACCTCGACATCGACACCGAGGGCTCGGGGATCACCAACACCGTCATCGGCCTCTTCCGCGATGACGGTACCGGCACCCTGGTCTCCCAGGACGACGAGGACGGCAGCGGCAGCTACAGCCAGCTCACGTACGGGCGCGGCACGCGCAATGCCGTGTTCGACGGCCTGGCGTACAACGGGCGCGACGGCGCGACCCTGGCCGCGGGCACCTACTACCTCGCGGTGACCGAGGCGACCGCCGCCTTCGGTAACAACTTCATCGTCTTCTTCAACTCCGGCACCAGCACGGGCCCCGTGACCGTCAACATCGGCCGCGGCGAGATGCCCCCGCCCAGCCTGCTCCTCATCGCCGGCCCCATCCACAACGACGCCAACAACTCCGACTACTACCTCTACGACCGCGGCCCCGCCGGCCCCATGCTGTGGACCGACGCGGAGGCCTTTGCCGTCTCGCTCGGCGGCCACCTCGCCAGCATCGCAGACGCCGAGGAGAACGAGTTCGTGCGTTCGCAGGTCGTCAACTTCGGCGGCGTCGACCGCCGCGCCTGGATCGGCCTCAACGACGCCGCTTCCATCAACAACTACGTTTGGAGCGACGGCACGCCGGTGAACTTCCTCAACTGGGCCGCGGGCGAGCCCAACCACGCCAACGGCACCGAGTTCTACGCCGAGATGCTCGGCGGCAACGGCCTGTGGAACGATCAGGACAACGACGGTCCCACCGGCCCCGGCTGCTTCACCATCGTCGAGATCGCCGGCGTGGCCTGCCCCGGCAACGAGTGCGGCCCGCAGGACTACAACGGCGACGGCGACAGCGGAACCGACCAGGACATCGAGGCCTTCTTCGCCTGCCTGGGCGGCACCTGCTGCGAGACGTGCTTCTGCCAGGGTTCCGACTTCAACGGTGACGGGGACTTCGGCACCGATCAGGACATCGAGGCGTTCTTCCGCGTCCTGGGCGGCAACCCCTGCTGATCCTGACCCGCAACTGAGCTGACCAAGGGCCCGGGGCGCAACCCCGGGCCCTTTTCATTTGAGAATGTGCGCCTTGATGCAGCCTGCCTGGATGCCTTCTGACGCGACCTCTTCGCGCTGTCAGTCGCGCCGGCCGACCACATACACCACGAAGTCGGCGTCGATCTCGTGCTCCTCTACCGCACGCACGTGCACGCGACCCTCGTGGTCGATCGCCGCGCCCATGCGGTCGTGCACCTCGGTGGAGCGGAACCCCGCCTCCGACATGGCGTCGCGCAGTTCTGGGATCGACCACAGCCGCCAGTCGTAGGTGAACGCGTCCCTGATGGTCTCGACCGTCTTGCCGTCCACGCTCACGCGGAAGTGGATCGAGTTGAGCACCCGCATCGTCAGCGGATCGACGCTCCGCTGGTGCCATGTGTAGTGCAGCACTCTGCCCGGCCCCAGCGGGATGCGTTTGGACCGCCGTCCCGGCACGAGCGCCGTCGGCCCGCCGTACAGGTCGGCCACGAAGACTCCGCCCCTGTTCAGCCGCGAGCGAACGTGCCTCAGGTACTTGACGAGCTCGCCGCGCGTGTGCCAGTAGCACACCGGGAAGTTGGTGGCCCCGATGATGTCGGCCTTGTCGCGGACCTTCAGCACATCGCCCTGCACCTTGGCCAGCCGTAACGACCGTGGGATCCGCACCAGCGTTGGCCCGTCCAGGTCCACCGCCACCGCCCGGTGCCGCCGGTCCAGCCCCAGCCACCCGCGTGACAAGGCCGCCGTGCCCGAGAAGTCCTCCCCCAGCACCCGCGCCCCGCGCCCGTGCAGCGCCATCAGGAACCGCGCCAGCGGCTCCGCACTCGTCACCGCCAGCTCGTAGTAGTCAAACCGGTCCACGGGGGACTCCCCTTCCTACTCCGCTTTCCGGTTTCCGCTTTCCGGTTTCCGCTTTCCGGTTTTCCTCACGCCATCCGCACCCACTTCACCAGCGTCGCCAGGTTCGGCGGTTTGCCGTACATCAGCACGCCCACGCGGAACACCTTGGCCGCGATCTTGAGGGCGACGTACACCGTCACCACGCCGATCCCAAGGGCCACGAACAGCTGCCACTGCGGCGGCGGCTGGCTGCTGCTCATCCGCAGCACCATCACGAAGGGGCTGATGGGCGGGACAAAGCTCATGACCGTCGCCATCATCCCCGAGGGCGCCGAGATGATCGGCATCATCAGCAGCATCGGGATCATCACCACCAGCATAATGGGCATCATCAGGGCCTGGGCCTCGTGGATGTCCGTCACCGCCGACCCCACCGCCGCCATCATCGCCGCGATCGTGAAGAACGCGATGAAGAAGAACGCCACCAGGAACCCGAAGCTCGCCCCCTCCAGCAGGTCGCCGCGGTTGAACAGCAGCAGCGAGGCGATCCCGAAGCCCGAGTACACCGTCATGATCAGCAGCCCCGCCCCCATCTGCCCCACGATTTTCCCGGTCATCAGCTGCATGGGCGACACCGCGCTCAGCAGCACCTCCATGATGCGGTTGCTCTTCTCCTCGATGGTCGAGGTCATCAGGAACTGCCCGCTGGTGAACACCGACACCCACAGCAGCATCATGAAGCCCATCGGCAGCAGGTACTGCTGCAGCTCGCCGCTGGACTTCTCGCCGGTTTTGGTCACCGCCAACGCCTTGGGCCGCTGGAGGCTGGTCATCGCCAGCACCTGCTCGGGGTCCTCGCCGTTCACCTTGAGGCGCGTCTGCACGATGGCCTTGCCCACCTGGTCGGTGATCAGCCGCTGCGCCCGCGAGTCCAGCTTGGGCTTCACGTACAGCTGGTAGCCGCCGAAGGCCTTCTCGCCCTCGCCCCGCCGGATCGCGTTCTTCTCGATCACCACCAGCGCCAGCCGCGAGCCGTCGAAGGTCGTCCCGCTCATCAGCGGCTGCTTGGCCTGCTCCAGGTCCGTCGTCGCCGGCAGCTGCTCGGGCTTGATGTCGGGCACCTTCGCGTCGCCCGTGAGCTTCAGGGCCTCGTCCACCTGATCGGCCTGCGCCGAGCCCATCTTGTCCGCGACCGTCTCGCGGATCACCTTGGCGTCGTCCGCCTTCTGCCGCTTCTGCTGCGCCGCGATCGCCTCGGGGCTCAGCAGCTCCATCACCGCCTTCGCCGCCTCCCCGCCCCGCTCAGCGTCCCCCGACAGGTCGATGATCGCCACCGTCCCGTTCACGTCCGGGCTCTTGCTGGACACCAGCAGCCCCGCGATCGGGATCGTCGCCGTGAGCACGACCGGCAGGATGAACACGCCGATCAGGAACGCCTTGGTCAGGACGGTCGCGACAAACTCACGCTTTGCGACCTGGAGCATCTTCCACATATCAGTCACCCCCCTGGTCGCCGCTGCTGCCGCTAGCGGTCACCAGCGCCGCCGCGGCCGGCGCCACCGTCTCCTCGCCCGGCGCCCCCGCGCCCTCGGGGTGCAGGCTCGCCAGCAAGGCCGCGTGCTCGGCCGGGTTGTTGCTCGTCTGCACGATGGAAATGAAGATGTCCTCCAGGCTGGGGCGGATCAGCTCCACCTTCCGCACCGGCACCAGCCCCGCCAGCACCGGGATCAACGCCGCGACATCCACGCGATCCCGCGCGTGCACCTGCCACTGCCGGCCCACTTGCTTCACGCTCTCCACCTGCGGCACCGCCTCGATCCGCGCCAGGTCGCTCGCCGACAGCGGCCGCACCGGCTCCAGCGCCACGCTCCGCGGGTCGAACCGCGAGTGGATCCGCGACGGCGTGTTGTCCAGCACCTTGTGCCCGTGATGGATCATCACCACGCGGTCGCACAGCGCCTCGGCCTGCGACATCTGGTGCGTCGAAAAGATGATCGTCTTGCCCTGCTGGTGCTGCTCGTCGATCAGCGCCCGCAGCATCCGCGAGTTCACGGGATCAAGCCCGCTGAACGGCTCATCAAGAATGATCAGGTCCGGGTCATGGATGATCGCGGCGATGAACTGCACCTTCTGCTGCATGCCCTTGGACAGCTCTTCGCACCGCTTGCGGTACGTCCCCTCCAGGCCCACCCGCTCCAGCCACGCCCGCACCTTCTTCTCCATGCCGTCGCTGGGCACGCCCTTCAGGCCAGCCATGTACTTGAGGAACGGCCCCACCTTCATCTTCTTGTAGATGCCGCGCTCTTCGGGCAGGTAGCCGATGCGGTCCTTGCTCTCGATCGCCGAGCGCTTGCCCAGCACGGAGATGTCCCCGCGGTCAGGGAACAGGATCGACATGATCATGCGGATCGTCGTCGTCTTGCCCGCCCCATTGGGCCCGATGAACCCGTGCAGGCTCCCATCCTCGATCACCAGGTCCAGGTCGTGCACGGCCACCATGGGCCCGAAAGTCTTCCGCACGCCCTTCAGCTCGATCGCATGTGCTGGCACAAACTGCTCCAGAAGCCACCCACCCCCACCTCCACCCCCACCACCCCGCCCGGGCCGCCGTGCCCGGGGAATCAACGGAAGCAGACGGCGATGGGCTGGATTATTGCCGCACGCGAACACCCCTGCCGGGGGCCTCACGTGAAGGGGGGAAGGTGCCTAGGCCGGGTGCACCGGCTTGGGAACGTGAAACCTAAGGGCGCGAAGGGGGAGCGAAGGCGCGACGTGTGCTGGTGTGAGAAGAAAAGGCAGGAACGCGGAGTGGCACGGAGGTCGGCCGAGTGCGTGGAGAGATCGCCTGCACCGTCGAGCCTTCCGCCTGCGGGATGATCCACGCCCACAGCGTTGAGCGACGCTCCCACTCTTGGGAGAGCACCGCAAACAGCAGGGAACGCCGCGGAGAGCGCGTTCAATGAGCGGGGAATAGGAGTGAACGCCGCTGAGACCGCAGGGAACGCGGCTGGAACAGCTGTGAACGGGGCTGATTCAGCGTTGAGCGGGCCTCATTCAGCAGGGAACGCCGACGAAACAGCAGGCAACGCGGACGAAACAGCAGGCAGCGCCGGTCGCTCCGAGGGCACTCGCGATCCTCGCACCGTTGAAATGGGGCCGCGGCCTTGCAGCGGCGTTCTTCCCGGACCCGCACCAATCAACGCGGCCATGGGTGCCGATCACCCCCTCCTCCCCTCTCCCACCCACCCCCTCTCCCCTACCCTCCCCCGAATGGACCTTTCTCTCACCGGCAAACGGGCCCTCGTCGGCGGCAGCTCCCAGGGCATTGGCAAGGCCGCGGCCATCGAACTGGCGGCGCTGGGCGCCTCGGTCACGCTGCTCGCCCGCGACGAGGGCCGCCTGCGCGAGGCCCTCGCGACGCTCCCGCGCCCCGACAAGGCCCAGCAGCACGCCATCATGGTCGCCGACTTCAGCGACCCCGCGAGCCTGAAGGCCGCGCTCGCCGAGGACTCCGCCTTCCACATCCTGATCAACAACACCGGCGGCCCCAAGGGCGGCCCCGCCCACGCCGCGGCCCCCGAGGACTATGAGGCCGCGTTCCGCATGCACGTGGTGTGCGGGCAGCTGCTGGTGCAGGCCCTGCTGCCGACCATGAAGGCCGCGAGGTTCGGCCGCATCGTCAACATCATCTCGACCAGCGTGAAGGCCCCCATCCCGGACCTGGGCGTTTCCAACACCATCCGCGCCGCCGTCGCCAACTGGGCCAAGACCCTCGCGGGCGAGCTCGGCCCCCACGGCATCACCGTCAACAACGTGCTCCCCGGCTTCACCGAGACCGCCCGCCTCTCGCAGCTCTTTACCGGCAAGGCCGAGAAGCAGGGCCGCACCCTCGACGCCGTGCGCGAGGAGGCGATCGCCACCATCCCCGCCCGCCGCCTGGGCCGCCCCGAGGAGGTCGCCGCCGCCGTCGCGTTCCTCTGCACCCCCGCGGCCGCGTACATCAACGGCATCAATGTGCCCGTGGATGGCGGGCGCACGCCGAGCCTGTAATCTCCCTGGGTACCCCGCCGCTCCGCGGCGGTCTTCGTTGGACGCCGCCAAACGCTCATGCCCACCACCCTCTCCAACTTCATCAACGGCCAGCACGTCCCCCCGCGCAGCGGCCAGTACCTCGACAACTTCGAGCCCGCCACCGGCGAGGTCTACGGCAAGGTCCCCGACTCCGACGGCACCGACGTCGGCGCGGCCGTCGCCGCTGCCAAGGCCGCGTTCCCCGCATGGGCCGCGACGCCCGCGGAGCACCGCTCCAAGGTGCTGCTCAAGATCGCCGACCTGATCGATGCGAACCTCGAATCGCTCGCCCGTGCGGAGTCCATCGACACCGGCAAGCCGCTCACGCTCGCCCGCAGCGTGGACATCCCCCGCGCCGCGGCCAACTTCCGCTTCTTCGCCACCGCGATCCTCCACAGTGAGTCCAGCTTCCACGAGACCGGTGCGAGGGATAGCGAGGCGATTAACTACACGCTCCGCAAACCCCGCGGCGTCGCCGGCCTCATCTCACCCTGGAACCTGCCGCTCTACCTCTTCACGTGGAAGGTGGCCCCCGCCCTCGCGACCGGCAACACCGCCGTGGGCAAGCCCAGCGAGGTCACGCCCGTGACCGCCGCGATGCTCGGCGACATCTGCAACGAGGCGGGCCTGCCCCCCGGCGTGCTCAACATCGTGCACGGCGGCGGACGCAAGGCCGGCGGCGCCCTCGTCACGCACCCCGACGTGCCCACGATCTCCTTCACCGGCTCCACGGCCGTGGGCCAGTGGATCGCCGAGCACGCGGGCCCGATGTTCAAGCGGCTCTCCCTCGAACTCGGCGGCAAGAACCCCAACCTCATCTTCGCCGACGCCGACCTTGACCTCGCGGCCAGGACAGCCGCCCGCGCCGCCTTCACCAACCAGGGGCAGATCTGCCTCTGCGGCTCGCGCGTGTTCGTCGAGCGCAGCGCCTACCAGCAGGTCGTGGACCGCATGGTCGCCGAGGCCAAGGCGCTCCGCATCGGCGACCCGCTCGAAGCCGAGACGCAGTTCGGCGCCCTGACCTCCGCCGCGCACCGCGACAAGGTCGCGAGCTACATCGACCTCGCCCGCACCGAGGGCGGCAAGGTGCTCTGCGGCGGCAACGCTATTGCAGGGAGAACCGATCGCACCAGAGGCGGCTACTTCTTCGAGCCCACCGTCATCGCGGGCCTCGACTGCAAGTGCCGCACACAGCAGGAAGAGATCTTCGGCCCCGTCGTCACCGTCACCGCGTTCGACACCGAGGCCGAAGCCCTCGCCATGGCCAACAGCACCCCCTACGGCCTGGCCGCGATGATCTGGACCAGGGACCTCTCCCGCGCCCACCGCGTGGCCGCGCAGCTGGAGAGCGGCATCATCTGGGTCAACTGCTGGATGCTCCGCGACCTCCGCACCCCCTTCGGCGGCTTCAAGCAGAGCGGCGTCGGCCGTGAGGGCGGCTGGGACGCGCTGAAGTTCTTTACTGAGCCGAAGAATGTGTGCGTGAAGCTGTGATATCGCGCTAGACACGCCTGATACAATGGATTCATGAGCCCGGACCCCATCTTCCAGCAGGCACTCTCGCTCAGTCCTGAGGATCGAGTGCGCCTCATTGATCAGCTGATCAAGAGCGTTGTCGCGACTCCTCGGTGCGACGAACTCGACCAGAAACAGAAAGCCGAACTACTCCGTCGGCTCGCAGAGGATGATGCCGATCCGGATTCGGCGCTCCCGTGGGACGAGGTGTTGAAACAGTTGAAGCGTCCGGCATGAAGCGCAGGCTGACAGTTCGCAGGCAAGCCCGTGCGGACATTCAAGCAGCGATGGCTTGGTATGAATCAGAGCTACCGGGACTGGGGGACCTGTTCCTAAGCCGAGTCGAGGAGCGAATGCGTGTGCTCGCCGAGACGCCGCGCCTGTACCCGCAGGTACTCGAATCGATCCGCCGCGCGCCCGTCAGTCGGTTCCCCTATGGAATCTACTATCGCGAGCGACCGGACCGGATCACTGTCCTTGCGGTCTTCCACTTCAAACAGTCCCCCGATCGCCTGCGAGAGCGGGAATAGTCCACACACAGGGATCGACCTCATGGACCAGAGCATCAACTCCACCCGCGCCCCCGAGCCCGTTGGCGCCTACCCCCACGCCCGCCGGGTCGGCAACCTCCTCTTCCTCTCCGGCCAGGGCCCGCGCCGGCGGGGCGACAAGAACATCCCAGGTGTGACGCTCGGCCCCGACGGCCGGGTGCAGACCTACGACATCGAGGCCCAGGTCCGCGCCTGCTTCGAGAACATCCGCGCGGTCCTGGAGGAGGCGGGCTCGTCCTGGGACAAGATCGTGGACATGCACGTCTTCCTCACCGACATGCAGCGCGACTTCGCCACCTACAACCGCATCTACGCCGAGTACTTCCCCCCCGGCCCCAACCAGCCCACGCGCACGACGGTCGAGGTCGGCGCCCTCCCCACCGCCGGCAACGCCCCGATCAACTTCGAGTGCAAGGTGATCGCGACCATCTGACGTGCCACCGAGATGTCTTCGTCCCGGTGGTCCCACGCGGGCCGTCACCCCCAGACGCTAACCGTAGACGAGACCGGAGCGCAAGATCCGGACGAGTCACCCGCGCCCGCCACCCACGGCCACACGCATACTCACGATCTGGTGTGCGCCGACCGAGAACTCCGTCACCCCACCCGCGGTCACCACGCCCGGATGACTCATCGCCCGCTCGAGCAAGTCCACCGGCTCAACAGCCTCAACCGGGACCGTCCAGTCGACGCGGCAAGTTCCCGCACGCCCGTTCGACTCCACGACTCGCACGATTACCGCGTCCCCATCCTCCGCCCGCTTCACCGCCACCACCCGCACCGCCGCGCCCCCGCTGCACTCGATCTTGAACGGCGCCCACTTCCGCACCTCCCCCGCCCGCCCAGCGACGAGCGGCACCGCCCACACCCCCCGCACCATCAACTCCGCCTCGCTGTCCACTCCCGCCGCGCGCCAGTCCCCCTGGTGCGGCATCAGCGAGTACCGGAAGCGGTGCACCCCCATGTCGGCCTGAGGGTCCGGCCACTTGCAGCTCCGCAGCAGCGACAGGCCCATCACGCCGGCGTGGCACGAGTGCCCGTACTTGCAGTCGTTGAGCACCGCCAATCCACGACCCTGCATCGACAGGTCCATCCACCGGTGCGCCGGCACTTCAAACCGCGCCTTCTCCTCGGCGGTCTCCCGCCGGGTCGCCCGCGTCACATGCCCGAAGGGAATCTCGTACGTCGCCTGATCCGCAGCGATGTTCGTCGGGAACAGCGCCCGTAGCAGCGTCCGCTCCTCGCGCCAATCCACATCGGTGTCGATGTCCAGCCGCGC from Phycisphaerales bacterium harbors:
- a CDS encoding lectin-like protein, which gives rise to MSHTKNWRGQRLVGTTAAALCLMAGVASAQIVDTQVPLNYNWHGMATSGEVVTAATPSNADNIQYRAISDRGLYFEPFDPDSIAGAALVSATGITYGFYNSLGYANATDPNAPTYNFDIVHLGARGPWYRNWDSSTTTDAGPAPAWADPSGLIDHTGLQTTVLANPITVDGATEIGVLYTVSDGGGQFECILTFWNGSTETNVPVRLNAPDWFGAASDPGIVSPFVTVQKRLAHTNGAATYVTFRGVQGADSAHLPGFSTTNAGPNLNVIEAVISVPRMVANGINVAGQQLTKITFGNAMYPAVAVTGSSGNGTTATLTTGTQTYVAGQPIVVTGLNPSTYNYSGPLGGVISGTQFSFPSTATGTSTAQMQLNSSIQITSLTGNGTVSTATTAVPHGLSVGDYVTIGGCTQAAHNGRQRVNSVPSATQFTFTCPVNGSSGTQRQVYRQGVNRGYMIYSVTARTGQPANSTPANAQQVFAGDTLTNNSHAFGAAPSGCGVDDTSAVWYSYTANTTGGVEVRTCGAGFDTTLAVYTSGLSPIDCNDNGCGAASRLTFSASSGSTYLIRVAGRQGATGNFTLHIDDPAHVDITMPLQFNWNGICHGPSEQTVTTPVAHENRSDLNGYRAIADRGLLCDGVQSNALNFGGTLGHEGMIYNVYATALQSDMVHLGDRALAAGGIRNWSAPGTTWPPSTSDNGLRPAWLNQDSQPTSTSSMSSLNAVFGPSTQIGVLYHMANGGSSFGSIDMTLAFTDTTSVTVTLDATDWFETNVTAMPAARTGVLLQRKTGPWRAVQNTDRATDAGVASGRLWVNEAVVTTGSLQGLGFDATGKTLQSITFGNVRSAPNGAGDPVTSAFGVFAATLRDPASYNIVAGPGGVGTVTPNQLVVGATGKMTVSVSRGTGSPNNITSVIVDGSSIGVGNITLNDSGTNGDTTPNDNVFSRSLAFPVNTTPGTVTLPFTVTDAQSRTASGNIIFTMTLPSGTITPNPVRAGDPAVATMTLPNNGNIAGVTLDLAQVGGTSQALNDSGVNGDVTAADGVWSVAFTMPTAAAGGTYNLPLTVTDVSSNSATGSASVRVIAAPGNAADLGTLANGVTTFSDSLTTTEVKWVKFTIANEVGASTFLDIDTEGSAMAPNNDTELGIYDSNGNLVATDDDDGSNLLTALSFGAASPARPAFGNGVAYNGRDGATLAAGTYYMAYAGFNSVFNATEWSVTSPSTYAGPVQINLRLGAVPTGGVPTTFTDLGTIGTNPVVGNGAINAPGGTQWFRFIVPTDINTANRTYLDIDTEGSGITNTVIGLFRDDGTGTLVSQDDEDGSGSYSQLTYGRGTRNAVFDGLAYNGRDGATLAAGTYYLAVTEATAAFGNNFIVFFNSGTSTGPVTVNIGRGEMPPPSLLLIAGPIHNDANNSDYYLYDRGPAGPMLWTDAEAFAVSLGGHLASIADAEENEFVRSQVVNFGGVDRRAWIGLNDAASINNYVWSDGTPVNFLNWAAGEPNHANGTEFYAEMLGGNGLWNDQDNDGPTGPGCFTIVEIAGVACPGNECGPQDYNGDGDSGTDQDIEAFFACLGGTCCETCFCQGSDFNGDGDFGTDQDIEAFFRVLGGNPC
- a CDS encoding ABC transporter permease, which produces MWKMLQVAKREFVATVLTKAFLIGVFILPVVLTATIPIAGLLVSSKSPDVNGTVAIIDLSGDAERGGEAAKAVMELLSPEAIAAQQKRQKADDAKVIRETVADKMGSAQADQVDEALKLTGDAKVPDIKPEQLPATTDLEQAKQPLMSGTTFDGSRLALVVIEKNAIRRGEGEKAFGGYQLYVKPKLDSRAQRLITDQVGKAIVQTRLKVNGEDPEQVLAMTSLQRPKALAVTKTGEKSSGELQQYLLPMGFMMLLWVSVFTSGQFLMTSTIEEKSNRIMEVLLSAVSPMQLMTGKIVGQMGAGLLIMTVYSGFGIASLLLFNRGDLLEGASFGFLVAFFFIAFFTIAAMMAAVGSAVTDIHEAQALMMPIMLVVMIPMLLMMPIISAPSGMMATVMSFVPPISPFVMVLRMSSSQPPPQWQLFVALGIGVVTVYVALKIAAKVFRVGVLMYGKPPNLATLVKWVRMA
- a CDS encoding ATP-binding cassette domain-containing protein, producing the protein MPAHAIELKGVRKTFGPMVAVHDLDLVIEDGSLHGFIGPNGAGKTTTIRMIMSILFPDRGDISVLGKRSAIESKDRIGYLPEERGIYKKMKVGPFLKYMAGLKGVPSDGMEKKVRAWLERVGLEGTYRKRCEELSKGMQQKVQFIAAIIHDPDLIILDEPFSGLDPVNSRMLRALIDEQHQQGKTIIFSTHQMSQAEALCDRVVMIHHGHKVLDNTPSRIHSRFDPRSVALEPVRPLSASDLARIEAVPQVESVKQVGRQWQVHARDRVDVAALIPVLAGLVPVRKVELIRPSLEDIFISIVQTSNNPAEHAALLASLHPEGAGAPGEETVAPAAAALVTASGSSGDQGGD
- a CDS encoding SDR family oxidoreductase, which codes for MDLSLTGKRALVGGSSQGIGKAAAIELAALGASVTLLARDEGRLREALATLPRPDKAQQHAIMVADFSDPASLKAALAEDSAFHILINNTGGPKGGPAHAAAPEDYEAAFRMHVVCGQLLVQALLPTMKAARFGRIVNIISTSVKAPIPDLGVSNTIRAAVANWAKTLAGELGPHGITVNNVLPGFTETARLSQLFTGKAEKQGRTLDAVREEAIATIPARRLGRPEEVAAAVAFLCTPAAAYINGINVPVDGGRTPSL
- a CDS encoding aldehyde dehydrogenase; this encodes MPTTLSNFINGQHVPPRSGQYLDNFEPATGEVYGKVPDSDGTDVGAAVAAAKAAFPAWAATPAEHRSKVLLKIADLIDANLESLARAESIDTGKPLTLARSVDIPRAAANFRFFATAILHSESSFHETGARDSEAINYTLRKPRGVAGLISPWNLPLYLFTWKVAPALATGNTAVGKPSEVTPVTAAMLGDICNEAGLPPGVLNIVHGGGRKAGGALVTHPDVPTISFTGSTAVGQWIAEHAGPMFKRLSLELGGKNPNLIFADADLDLAARTAARAAFTNQGQICLCGSRVFVERSAYQQVVDRMVAEAKALRIGDPLEAETQFGALTSAAHRDKVASYIDLARTEGGKVLCGGNAIAGRTDRTRGGYFFEPTVIAGLDCKCRTQQEEIFGPVVTVTAFDTEAEALAMANSTPYGLAAMIWTRDLSRAHRVAAQLESGIIWVNCWMLRDLRTPFGGFKQSGVGREGGWDALKFFTEPKNVCVKL
- a CDS encoding addiction module protein, whose amino-acid sequence is MSPDPIFQQALSLSPEDRVRLIDQLIKSVVATPRCDELDQKQKAELLRRLAEDDADPDSALPWDEVLKQLKRPA
- a CDS encoding type II toxin-antitoxin system RelE/ParE family toxin, whose protein sequence is MKRRLTVRRQARADIQAAMAWYESELPGLGDLFLSRVEERMRVLAETPRLYPQVLESIRRAPVSRFPYGIYYRERPDRITVLAVFHFKQSPDRLRERE